DNA from Bubalus bubalis isolate 160015118507 breed Murrah chromosome 7, NDDB_SH_1, whole genome shotgun sequence:
AGAATAAATATTGGACAGCCATACACAGACACTAATGAAATATTGAAAACTAAAGCAGCAGGTGCCTTGAATTAATAGGGAAGAAGTGTCTCCTGGCATCAAACAGTTTTACCCAAACTCCAAGCTAACTTTCTCTAAGGGTTTCTCCCAGACCCTAGTGAGGAAGGATTAGTATTCAAAATGAAAACTACGCTGCATTTCCTTGGCCAAAGGTGACCACAGGAGGTGTGAGTGAGTAGTACACTGCCCTGATATTCATACCACGTGTGTGTTTGTGGGCTTGGtccctcggtcgtgtctgactctttatggccccgtggactgtggccctcttggctcctctgtccatgggattctccgggcgggaattctggtgtgggttgccatgccctcctccagggagtcttcccagcccaggaattgaaccagggtctcccacattacaggcagattcttcattgtctgagccacccaggaagctcaagaatattggagtgggtggcctatcccttctccaggggatcttcccaacccagaaatcaatccagggtctcctgtattgcaggtggattctttaccagctgagctaccagagaagccctcgcTATActactgtgtgtgtgcattgttCACAGGTActgtgcacatatgtgtgtgcacgtatgtgtatgtacacatttGTGTGTTTCTTCGTGTAATAACTGTATGACTTTTGAttatattatacttttattttaaaaataaaaaataaataaataaataaataaaacagaaaatcttgaagcattaaaagaaaaataattcatccTTACAAGTGAATGCCAAAATATTGCTTATTTGTCATTAGACACAAGGAATGTTCTCTGGTAGTGAGATGATATATTGAAAGTGCTAAAAGACAAAACTACAAGCCTAAAATTCTATATCAAGAAaaactatctttcaaaaatgaggGCATggggttccttggtggctcagtggaaaagaatccatctgctgatgCAAAAGACATGGATTTGGTCACTGATCTGGGAGaatcccacatggcacagagcaATGCACCACAGCTAGATCCATGCACCACAAAtagtgagcctgtgctctaaagcccaggagccccaaccactgagcccacatgccccaactactgaacccatgatGCCCTACAGTCTGTGCTCAGTAACAGGataagccactgaaatgagagaaTAGCCCCCgctgctgaaactagagaaagcccgtgcagcagcaaagatctagcacaaccaaaaatacataaatcattattttaaaatgcaggcAAAATATAGATAGTCTTATCCTCCCTATCACCCCaaaaagagtttatttctgggaaaTCTGCCTTATAGAAAAACTTGAAGGAAGGCCTCTGACTGAGGAAAGTAAACCTAGACTACAATTCTAATGAGAGATCAAAAGGCACTGGTAAAGATAAGCAACTATGTAAGACAGCGTAAGTGCATAtgtcttctcctttcttctcttaacaaatataaaaagcaagCAAGTAAAATGTATATAGTTGTATTTCTAGACATATGACATAGTTATTTAATAGTatatttggggaggggggggagaGGCAGCAGTGGTTTAGGCCCTGAGATGACAAGGTTGTGCAGTGGCTTAGGCCCAGGGGTCAGGTGCGGTACCTAGGACACACAGTCTGGGGATAATGAGTCAAAGTTCCACTTTTGGCCAGAGGGGAAGTCAGAGAATATCAGCAGTTATGTTCCTAGTAATGACCTATCAGAGCCACATGTTGGGACCCAAGGGTGAGGTACAGAGAAGCAGTGGTGTGAACACGGTAACTGTGGATCAGAACCCTGACTAGGACCCATGGTGAGGCACAGAGTGTCTGCATTGTTGCCCCAGCAATGATAGGCTAAAGCCGTGACTCAGGACCCAGGAATGGTGTGTGAAACAGCAGCAGCTCAGCCTAGGTAATGGCCAGTCAAAACCAAGACTAGGATTAACAGTGTGAGACCCAAATAAACAGCAGCATGACCACAGTTATTAAGGACAAATCACTGACTTAGAACCTGGGAGCAGGGCACAGATTAGAAACTCCAGTTGCACAGATGGTAAGGCACTGTGACACATCGATCAGGGAAAGTGGGGTACAGGAGAGATGGGGAAACTCCTGGACCCCAAGACCAGGTCTCACCACAGTGACATTTCCAGCCTCAAGAAAGACACAACAGCAGGGACCCTGGGCAGCTCTGTCAGTTGAATCAGTGTAGGTGGACACTGTGGAAGTGCTCAGGAGCAAGGCTGCAAAGGTCATGATGATGAGGTTGCTGGAGTTCCCTTGCATTATTTTTCCTCATGGGCTGAAATTCCTCTAAGGGGATCTCTGCCAGTGCCAAGCTCCTCTGAACTGGAGGAAGGGGTGGTGGGGGTAAAATCTTTCCCACGCTTTTCTATGCAGTAATCCTCAGACTTCGCAACCAGCAAGGTTTCTGCTGCTTCTCCATTGTAGTCcagaaattttgaaaagtaatttatATTGGTTTATAGTTgttcatttattgtttttcttgtttttgtgaGGGATGCAAGTGTTGGGACCGCCTAATGTTCCATCTTACTGATGTCacctttctctcattctgtatCAAAGTGATTGAAGACACAAGAGCCTCTCACTTGCTATTGTTTTACACTAGtcatttttctttggagaaggaaatggtaccccactccagtactcttgcctgaaaaatcccatggatggaggagcctggtaggctgcagtccatgcagtcgcaaagagtgggacacgactgagccacttcactttcacttttcactttcatgcattggagaaggaaatggcaacccactccagtgttcttgcctggagaatcccagggactggggagcctggtgggctgccatctatggggtcgcacagagttggacacgactgaagttacttagcagcagcagcagtcttttttCTTACATTATATAATTGATTTGTGTGTACAAGGTCATTGACTTTTAGCTGGGTGACAGCACTGATAAATCAATGTAAACATGGTGTATAATCTCGAAGTAGACTACACTTTGTCCTTTCATCTAATTTCCACATCTGCTGACTATTCATGCAGTATACTAACTTAAGGCAAAGGAGTTATAATTTAACTTCTGAATGATGTATTCCAGATATAAACCTGAGCAATAGCTAAAGGATATAGTAGTTGTTTAAACTACTGCATATGAACAAGATGTCTATGAAATGGCTCTTGCTTCTGCAGCTGTTACAGCTCACTTTCTATTTTAGCTCTGGGAGTTGTGGAAAAGTGCTGGTGTGGCCAGTGGAATTTAGTCACTGGATGAATATGAAGACAATTCTGGATGAGCTTGTGACGAGGGGTCATGAGGTGACTGTACTGCAATCTTCAGCTTCCACTCTTATTGATCCCAACAAACCATTGGCTATGAAATTTGAGACTTTCCCTGTATCTTTAGCTAAAGATGATTTTCAGACTCTTGCCAAGATTTTGATTGAGACATGGATGCTTGTGGTGAAAGATTTCTTTTGGATCCATCTTTCAACAATGCAAAGTCTACTTGATGAGTTTTCTGATATTGGTATAAAGATATGTAAGGAAGTTGTTTCAAATAAGAAACTTATGACAAAACTACAGGAATCGAGGTTTGATGTCGTTCTTGCAGATGCTGTTGGACCCTGTGGAGAGCTGCTGGCTGAGATACTTAAAGTACCTTTAGTGTACAGTCTCTACTTCTCACCGGGCTATTTGGTTGAAAAAAGGAGTGCAAGACTTTCATTTCCACCATCCTATGTACCTGTTATGTTGTCTGAATTAAGTGATCACATGACATTCATGGAGAGGGTCAAAAATATGATATATGTACTTTATTTTGACTACTGGTTTCAGCTGTACAATGAGAAGAAGTGGAATCAGTTTTACAGTGAAGTACTAGGTAAGtcaggcttccctaatggctgagtggtaaagaatctgcctgcaaatgcaggagatgtgggatcgatccttgggttgagaaaatcccctttaaaaggaaatggcaacccattcgggtattctttcctggaaaattccatgggcagatgagtccattgggttacaaaagagtcagacacggcttagagACCAAACAACACACAACAACTAGGTAATTCATGTTCTTACTTGGTAGCATTAAATCCTATCTTTCCTTATGCCTTGGAAGGTGAGTttgtataaatataatttcacAGAAATTAGTCTCAAAtaagtgaaagagtgaaataaaaatataaaatcacccATCAGTCTtataaatattatgaaaacaCTTAAATATAGGATAAGGTAGAACCCATTACTAGTTTCAAATACCAGGAGGTCACATACCACAACTTAAAGCACATAGGACTTCTGCAAGTGAATATATATCTAActcacaaaactttttttttaatttaaaaaaatcactagtaATCTCATAAAATGTCTTAATAAATGAAGACATGTACACTGAGAATTACACACATATTATATTATACtatgttatatttatatttattgaagaaCAGATACATTCAAACATTTTTGACCACATTATCCCAAGCTCCTTTACAAAAATTacctaaaatatatacacacGGCAATATTCTCATTTGAtccaacatttgttgtttttgttttttatttcactttcaggAAGGCCCACTACAATAGCAGAGTCAATGGGGAAAGCCGAAATGTGGCTTATTCGAAACTATTGGGATTTTTCATTTCCTCGTCCAGGACTACCAAATGTTGAATTTGTAGGAGGCCTCCACTGCAAACCTGCCAAGCCCCTGCCTAAGGTCACCTActcctctttgttcttctttgttaACTTTGTGTTTTCAATAGGAATCATGctgtattctttatttaaaatgtttgattaCAGTGAGTCAGATGTGGGAAGCTGGATAAAGTGACCTTCTAGTTAGATACTGATATATGTCTATAGGAACAAAGTATCTGAATTTCATTGTTGTTCCAGAATAAGCTGGAATACatgggacactttaaaaatatgtcagtTAAATAACAGCTTCATTATTCAACACATAATGAAGCATAATCAGATATCCACTAAACAATATTTATagttatattacattttatataagtaatatattagctacataattataattatattataattgtAATGTTATAGGATaattatatatgtcatatattctAGAAGTGAGTACTAACATACATTAATGGTGTAGACACAGTTTTTGCTACCTGACACTCCATGTGGAAAGACAGAATACAAACAAGTCATAAAAATTGTGCAAAAGtatcgctaggagttggacacaactgagcgacttcactttcacttttcactttcatgcattggagaaggaaatggcaccccactccagtgttcttgcctggagaatcccaggaacgggggagcctggtaggctgctgtctatggggttgcacagagtcagacacgactgaagcgacttagcagcagcagcagttataaaaaggaaagaacgGAATGCTAATAATTATCCAGCATGAATCATAGAAGGTATCTCTGATTCACTGATAATTAAGGTGAAATCAGAAGAATGctcaaaaataaacaagggaTGGGGCAGGGGTAGAAGAAGATAGATAAGAAAAGCATGTAGAGTAGTAATGGTAGTTGTGAAGAAGTTTGAGCTTAGTGTAAACGGGAAAAGCCCAAGTAAAGAGACCGATGATGCTGGTGAAGTCAGGTGGAAACAGATAGCAACTTAGAACATCCAGTAGGGGCACTGGGAAAACATTGAAAGGATTAAGAAAGAAAGGTGGAGTCAAATATTGTTTCaacaggctttcctggtagctcagctggtaaagaatccacctgcaatgcaggagaccccaattggattcccgggtggggaagatcccctggagaagagatagactacccacttcactattcttgcacttccttagtggctcagacagtaaagaatccacctgcaatgtgggagacctgggttcaatccctgggttgggaggatcccctgcaggagggcatggcaacccactctagggtacttgcctggagaatccccatggacagaggagcctggtgggctacagtccatgggatcgcaaagagttggacatgactgagcaactaagcactatATTATACTAttgcttaaacaaacaaacaaacaacaagacAAGTAACATGTAGTCACTGGGTTGGATGTAAAGGGTAAATTGTGGGAGAAAAGAACACTTCTCAGGTTGTTGCTAGAGGTAGGCAACAATGACTGAAAACTAGACTACAGTGTTCATAGAGATACGACCACactgtattttataataataccAACCTTATATTGTTGAGAGAAAAAATTTGTAAGTACATGTGAAACATCCAAAATGCCACTGGCATATACTCAGTGGTCCAAAGAAATATTAACCgctgtcattatttttattttgttattataatataCTATCAATAACCCAATGTGTGCCAGCCACCTTGATCTAATTCCTAATTGAAATTGATTTTCTTAATCATCAAGATTATAGTATTCAGCAAACTGCTAGAGATTAGATATCCCATGGAGTGTTTTAAAGGTAAATTATAAAagtttacataaaaattaatgaaaataataaatttaataaagtttactttaaataaaatttaatttaacatACTTAATGTAAACTTTTTTAATGTTaggaatttttaagattttgccAGTCAGATACATAAGATGAAATGCTAAAGTCCTTCTGTGAGATTTGAGGCTCTTCACCTGTGCTTTGGCTAAAATGAACATTCTTCTTCTacaatataaatgtatgtatttataaggAATACTTAACTActctaaattatatataatatttagttGGAAAATAACAGATATAATAAGATCACAATTTTCTCTAAGGATAAAAAAATATAAGCTGGAATTACAATTTTAAAGATTAGGAAACTTCTTTTTGTGTCCTATAAGGGCTAAACCAGCTTTCTAACAGaggtgaggtaatatctcattgtgattttgaaatacatttccctgatgattagtgatattgagcatcttttcatatgcctggtGGTGATTTGGAAGCCTTCTTTAGAAAATGTCTATTTTGTTCTTCGGCCCATTCTTTAATTGAATTTTGCTGTATGAGTTCTATATGTATTCTGGACATTAATCCCTCATTCAACATgtggttaaaatatttttttttccattctgtaggttgcattTTGATGTTGTCGATTGTTTCTTCTACTGTACAGATGCTCTAAGTATAATATAGTACCacttgtggatttttttcttttgttgtggctTTGAtgtcatatcagaaaaaaaaaaatcatttttaagactGACGCAAAAGAGTTCCAGCCTTACATTTTCCTTTAGGGATGTTATGGTATAtagtcttatgtttaagtctttggaGTTGTTTTAAGTCATTTGGAGTTATTTTTGTGACAGGTGCAAGGCAGGGGTCTCATTTCATTTCTTGTGTATATACTTATCCAATTTTCtccaaaaagaaagaagtgaCTATTCTTTCCACAGGGGGTGTTCTTGTCTCCCTTGTTAAATTGGTTGGCTATATATTCAGGGTTTTAATTCTAAATCCTGTATGCGGTTCCATTGATCTACGTGTCTATTTTGGGGCCAGTACACTATCATTTGAAATGTTGCAGCTTTAATATAATTTGACATTGGAACGTATGATACTTTTGGTAGtgtgaacattttaacaatatagtaatattatattcaacagtaaaaattgaaaactttttctctaaaatcagaaacaaaataaggatatatcaaatatatttcagtcttttctaaaagtatataaatttgaaaataaggatATCTCTGAATGGAGCATTTTAGTAAAccttatttccttttatataaattttcatacttttgcatattttcttgCCATGAACTTATATTATTTTCACAAAGATATCAGAGTATAAAATGAATCAGTCCACATCAGTGATTAATTTGTATTAATCACTGATaggatatattaaaataataccaaattGATGTATCTTTCACAGCATAGATGAAGCAGCTTTGGTTAGCAAGCCAACATGACAATGCAATGAAGACAAGTAACTTTAAATGTTACTACTGGTCAGGAAAATTTTGCTCCTCTACATTTATTAAACAGGATCATTGAGCAATGTGTAATTATTCTAGTATAGagtgtacattttttaaattagaaaggaTAAAGgactacaaaacaaaataattcagaaacaaTCCAGGCAGATACAGATTCACATGGAGTTTTATATAGTTTGAAGTGAACTACTAAAAAGGTGACCAGATCTCTG
Protein-coding regions in this window:
- the LOC102407350 gene encoding UDP-glucuronosyltransferase 2B4-like, giving the protein MNKMSMKWLLLLQLLQLTFYFSSGSCGKVLVWPVEFSHWMNMKTILDELVTRGHEVTVLQSSASTLIDPNKPLAMKFETFPVSLAKDDFQTLAKILIETWMLVVKDFFWIHLSTMQSLLDEFSDIGIKICKEVVSNKKLMTKLQESRFDVVLADAVGPCGELLAEILKVPLVYSLYFSPGYLVEKRSARLSFPPSYVPVMLSELSDHMTFMERVKNMIYVLYFDYWFQLYNEKKWNQFYSEVLGRPTTIAESMGKAEMWLIRNYWDFSFPRPGLPNVEFVGGLHCKPAKPLPKEMEEFVQSSGEHGIVVFSLGSMVSNMSEERANVIASALAQIPQKVLWRYDGKKPDTLGPNTRLYKWIPQNDLLGHPKTKAFITHGGSNGIYEAIYHGIPMVGLPLFADQPHNIVHMTAKGAAIRLDLETMSTADLLNALKEVINNPFYKENIMRLSAIQHDQPMKPLDRAVFWIEFVMRHKGAKHLRPASHNLTWFQYHSLDVIGFLLACVATVVFVITKCCLFCCRKFANIGKKGKRD